A region from the Fusobacterium russii ATCC 25533 genome encodes:
- the recQ gene encoding DNA helicase RecQ codes for MKTKALKILKEYYGYENFREGQEKIINAILNHRNVLGIMTTGAGKSICYQIPALIFDGLTIIISPLISLMKDQVDSLKTIGINAEYLNSTLSSDEFNKILFRILRKKVKILYISPERLENKLFINYIKNIDISMVVVDEAHCISQWGENFRRSYLKISDFIKNINRDKNILTLAFTATATPRIKNEIIEKLNMIEPFVHTDYFDRDNIYFKVIDNTVYDDDLVNERVFIKDYLLKNRGKSGIIYCSTRKNVEDIYNFIKNSLGKSVTKYHAGLTKEEREKNQQDFLNDDIEIMVATNAFGMGINKSNIRYVIHANIPSDLENYYQETGRAGRDGAPAEAILIYNKKDISTQRFLIDNDKSKDDEYNRRLLRKFQKIQEYAELKSCYREFILKYFGEKMIRDYCGYCENCKKEKDIKDFSLEAKKVISCVGRTKESLGVSTLSNMLIGKADSKMLNKGLHKISTFGIMRDKSLEWIEHFINYMLLEKYLIQSAGSFPVVKLGHKYKDILQDKLKIIRKSDEKVNFDYFENELFKQLNLLRKEIAKTENIAPYIVFSDMTLIEMAEKRPLNRWEMLKIKGVGNQKFSNYGEKFLKLIQSFS; via the coding sequence ATGAAAACTAAAGCACTTAAAATTTTAAAAGAATATTATGGTTATGAAAATTTTAGAGAAGGTCAAGAAAAAATAATTAATGCCATTTTAAATCATAGGAATGTACTCGGCATTATGACAACAGGAGCCGGAAAATCAATTTGTTACCAAATTCCTGCACTCATCTTTGATGGACTAACAATTATAATATCCCCTCTCATTTCCCTTATGAAGGATCAAGTTGACAGCTTAAAAACTATAGGAATCAATGCTGAATATTTAAACTCCACACTTAGTTCTGATGAATTTAATAAAATTCTTTTTAGAATATTAAGAAAAAAAGTGAAAATTCTATACATTTCTCCAGAAAGATTGGAAAATAAGCTCTTCATTAATTATATAAAAAATATTGATATTTCAATGGTTGTAGTAGATGAAGCCCATTGCATTTCTCAATGGGGTGAAAATTTTAGAAGAAGTTATTTAAAAATTAGTGATTTTATAAAAAATATCAATAGAGATAAGAACATTCTTACTCTTGCTTTTACTGCAACAGCAACACCCAGAATAAAAAATGAAATAATTGAGAAGCTTAATATGATTGAACCTTTTGTTCACACTGATTATTTTGACAGAGATAATATTTATTTTAAAGTTATTGATAACACAGTCTATGATGATGACTTAGTAAATGAAAGAGTCTTTATAAAAGATTATTTATTAAAAAATAGGGGGAAATCTGGTATTATTTACTGCTCAACAAGAAAAAATGTTGAGGATATATATAACTTCATTAAGAATTCTCTAGGAAAATCTGTAACTAAATATCATGCCGGTTTAACAAAGGAAGAAAGAGAAAAAAATCAACAAGATTTTTTAAATGACGATATAGAAATTATGGTCGCAACAAATGCTTTTGGAATGGGAATAAATAAATCAAATATTAGGTATGTAATTCATGCCAACATTCCAAGTGATTTGGAAAATTATTATCAAGAAACAGGAAGGGCTGGAAGAGATGGTGCTCCTGCTGAAGCAATTTTAATTTACAATAAGAAAGATATTTCAACTCAAAGATTTCTGATAGATAATGACAAATCAAAAGATGATGAATATAATAGAAGATTGCTTAGAAAATTCCAAAAAATACAGGAATATGCAGAACTTAAAAGTTGTTATAGAGAATTTATCTTAAAATATTTTGGTGAAAAAATGATAAGAGATTACTGTGGTTACTGTGAAAATTGTAAAAAAGAAAAAGATATAAAAGATTTTTCTTTAGAAGCCAAAAAAGTCATCTCCTGTGTTGGAAGAACTAAAGAAAGTTTAGGAGTTTCAACTCTTTCAAATATGTTGATTGGTAAGGCGGATTCCAAAATGTTAAACAAGGGGCTACATAAAATTTCGACTTTTGGCATTATGAGAGATAAATCACTTGAATGGATAGAACACTTTATAAACTATATGCTCTTAGAAAAGTATTTAATTCAGAGTGCCGGAAGTTTCCCCGTTGTAAAGCTTGGACATAAATATAAGGATATTTTGCAAGATAAGTTAAAAATTATCAGAAAATCAGATGAAAAAGTTAATTTTGATTATTTTGAAAATGAACTTTTTAAACAGCTAAATCTACTTAGAAAAGAAATAGCTAAAACTGAAAATATTGCTCCCTATATAGTATTTTCAGATATGACTCTCATAGAGATGGCTGAAAAAAGACCTTTAAATAGATGGGAAATGCTAAAGATAAAAGGTGTCGGAAATCAAAAATTTTCTAATTATGGAGAAAAATTTTTAAAATTAATTCAAAGTTTTTCTTAG
- a CDS encoding O-methyltransferase, with translation MLEELKEANEYIYKKIKKYSKYNLKVLEEIEEDAKLNSVPIISREVAEYLKFIIRNTENIKNILEVGTATAYSGITMLAEVQNRGGRLTTIEIDEVRFRIAKKNFENSELKGVRQILGDAVEEIKKLNENFDFIFIDAAKGQYKIFFEDSYKLLNEKGIIFIDNIMFRGYLYKECPKRFKTIVKRLDEFIDYLYENYNFVLLPISDGVGIVYK, from the coding sequence ATGCTAGAAGAATTAAAAGAGGCAAATGAATATATTTATAAAAAAATTAAAAAATATTCAAAATATAATTTAAAAGTTTTAGAAGAAATAGAAGAAGATGCTAAGCTTAATTCTGTACCTATAATAAGTAGAGAAGTGGCAGAGTATTTAAAGTTTATAATAAGAAATACTGAAAATATAAAAAATATTTTAGAAGTTGGCACAGCAACAGCATATTCCGGAATAACAATGTTGGCAGAAGTGCAAAACAGGGGAGGAAGGCTTACCACAATAGAAATTGACGAGGTCAGATTTCGTATAGCAAAGAAAAATTTTGAAAACTCAGAATTAAAAGGTGTAAGGCAGATTTTAGGTGATGCTGTAGAAGAAATAAAGAAATTGAATGAGAATTTTGATTTTATATTTATAGATGCGGCAAAAGGTCAATATAAAATCTTCTTTGAAGATTCATATAAGCTTTTAAATGAAAAAGGAATAATTTTTATTGATAATATAATGTTCAGAGGTTATCTTTATAAAGAATGTCCTAAAAGGTTCAAAACAATAGTAAAGAGGTTAGATGAGTTTATAGATTATCTCTATGAAAATTACAATTTTGTTTTATTACCGATTTCAGATGGAGTGGGTATTGTGTATAAGTAA
- a CDS encoding diaminopimelate epimerase, with protein MKKLNFIKINPAGNITILIDKLDIYEENTIAISEILMKETSLHAEQVGFIKENHLQMMGGEFCGNASRSFASLLAFRDKDFKGQKEYSVTCSGIKETLDIDVRRGSEENKFLAKIKMPKFLNMKEIKFENEILILIEFSGIHHFIYEGKADKKKVINFARNYLQDKEYSALGLMFFNKEKMEMLPYVYVKGFTEGVWENSCASGTTALGFYLKKYKKIEKAKIVQPNGWLEFSFDGENIYIDGPVEIVAEGKVYI; from the coding sequence ATGAAGAAATTAAATTTTATAAAAATTAATCCTGCTGGAAATATTACCATACTTATTGATAAGCTTGATATTTATGAAGAGAATACTATTGCTATATCTGAAATACTTATGAAAGAAACTAGTCTTCATGCAGAACAAGTAGGCTTTATAAAAGAGAATCATTTACAGATGATGGGTGGAGAATTTTGTGGTAATGCAAGTAGATCCTTTGCCTCTCTTTTAGCTTTTAGAGATAAAGATTTTAAAGGACAAAAGGAATATTCGGTAACTTGTTCAGGAATAAAAGAAACATTGGATATAGATGTTAGAAGAGGAAGTGAAGAAAATAAATTCTTAGCTAAAATAAAAATGCCCAAGTTTTTAAATATGAAAGAAATAAAATTTGAAAATGAAATTTTAATATTGATTGAGTTTTCTGGAATTCATCATTTTATTTATGAAGGAAAAGCGGATAAAAAGAAGGTAATTAATTTTGCCAGAAATTATTTGCAAGATAAAGAATATTCAGCCTTAGGCTTGATGTTTTTCAATAAAGAAAAAATGGAAATGTTGCCCTATGTGTATGTTAAAGGATTCACTGAGGGAGTGTGGGAAAATAGTTGTGCTTCTGGAACAACAGCTCTGGGCTTCTATTTAAAAAAATACAAAAAAATTGAAAAAGCTAAAATTGTTCAACCTAATGGCTGGTTGGAATTTTCATTTGATGGAGAAAATATTTATATAGATGGTCCGGTCGAAATTGTAGCAGAGGGAAAGGTTTATATTTGA
- the rsmB gene encoding 16S rRNA (cytosine(967)-C(5))-methyltransferase RsmB, translating to MNVKQIAINLISKVDRGGYSNIILNDTLREFQLSLKEKAFLTEIFYGVLRNKKFLDYMIEKNTKEIKKEWIRNLLRISIYQISFMTSDNKGVVWEATELAKKKYGLALSKFINATLRNYLRNKEETIDGLKIEKNFEVLYSSPKWFCELLEKQYGVNFEEAIKSYKKIPYLSVRVNKLKYSEVEFEEYLKRNSIAIIKKVGTVYYIDSGIIINSEEFKTGKIIAQDASSYMAAINLNSQAGDLILDICAAPGGKTAIIAEEMTNEGEIIALDIHQHKIKLIESNMEKLGVKIVKPIVMDARNVNKQGRKFDRILADVPCSGYGVIRKKPEILYNKVRENIEELSKLQLEILNAAADILKDGGTIIYSTCTITNEENTENIRKFLSNRKEFKVGKLYIPKNVAGEYDEFGGFCINYKEEIMDGFYMIKLIKENTEG from the coding sequence ATGAATGTAAAACAAATTGCAATAAATTTAATATCAAAAGTTGATAGAGGTGGATATTCCAACATCATTTTAAATGATACTTTAAGGGAATTTCAACTAAGTTTAAAAGAGAAGGCCTTTTTAACAGAGATATTTTATGGTGTTCTGAGGAATAAAAAATTTTTAGATTATATGATAGAGAAAAATACTAAAGAAATAAAAAAAGAATGGATTAGAAATTTATTAAGAATCTCAATTTATCAAATAAGTTTTATGACAAGTGATAATAAAGGTGTTGTTTGGGAAGCAACAGAGTTAGCTAAGAAAAAATATGGATTGGCTCTATCAAAATTTATAAATGCTACTTTGAGAAATTATTTAAGAAACAAAGAAGAAACTATAGATGGATTAAAAATAGAAAAAAACTTTGAAGTTCTTTACTCAAGCCCAAAATGGTTTTGTGAATTACTAGAAAAACAATATGGTGTAAATTTTGAAGAAGCTATAAAAAGTTATAAAAAAATTCCATATTTATCAGTCAGAGTGAATAAATTAAAATATAGTGAAGTGGAGTTTGAAGAGTACTTAAAAAGAAATAGCATAGCAATAATAAAGAAAGTTGGGACAGTTTACTATATAGATTCCGGTATCATAATAAATAGTGAAGAGTTTAAGACAGGGAAAATAATAGCACAGGATGCCTCTTCATATATGGCAGCAATAAATTTAAATTCACAAGCTGGAGATTTAATTTTAGATATTTGTGCAGCACCTGGTGGTAAAACTGCTATTATTGCTGAAGAAATGACTAATGAGGGTGAGATTATAGCACTTGATATACATCAGCATAAAATAAAGTTAATCGAAAGCAATATGGAAAAATTAGGTGTAAAAATAGTTAAACCAATAGTTATGGATGCAAGAAATGTAAATAAACAGGGAAGAAAATTTGATAGAATACTTGCAGATGTTCCTTGCAGTGGCTATGGAGTCATAAGAAAAAAACCTGAAATTTTATATAATAAAGTTAGAGAAAATATAGAGGAGCTCTCTAAATTACAACTTGAGATATTAAATGCAGCTGCAGATATTTTGAAAGATGGAGGCACTATAATTTACAGCACCTGTACAATAACAAACGAGGAAAATACTGAAAATATAAGAAAGTTTTTAAGTAATAGAAAAGAATTTAAAGTTGGAAAATTATATATTCCAAAAAATGTTGCTGGAGAATATGATGAATTTGGTGGTTTTTGTATAAATTATAAAGAAGAAATAATGGATGGTTTCTATATGATAAAATTAATTAAAGAAAATACGGAAGGATAA